Proteins encoded together in one Variovorax paradoxus EPS window:
- a CDS encoding DUF2149 domain-containing protein, with protein MTRRQFSILSSLDSDDDDPVLSTINLIDVFMVVIGMLMIAVINNPMNPFAQDKVTVIRNEGKPDMEIITREGQKLTRFKASGATGQGDGEKAGTAWRLKDGTMVYVPADAVPAAQGGK; from the coding sequence ATGACTCGCAGGCAGTTCTCGATCCTGAGCAGCCTGGACAGCGATGACGACGACCCGGTGCTCTCCACCATCAACCTGATCGACGTGTTCATGGTGGTCATCGGCATGCTGATGATCGCGGTCATCAACAACCCGATGAACCCGTTCGCGCAGGACAAGGTCACGGTCATCCGCAACGAGGGCAAGCCGGACATGGAGATCATCACGCGCGAGGGGCAGAAGCTCACGCGCTTCAAGGCCAGCGGTGCGACGGGGCAGGGCGATGGCGAGAAGGCCGGCACGGCCTGGCGGCTGAAGGACGGCACGATGGTCTATGTGCCGGCCGATGCGGTGCCTGCGGCGCAGGGCGGGAAGTGA
- a CDS encoding MotA/TolQ/ExbB proton channel family protein, with protein sequence MLAFDTVLFELARLFLWPVTLGVLLSFVYAVYCLGAFGIEYLQRRRDPSRVLALQRHADASQEQMELVVLKQLEGVRLCSRVAPMLGLIATMIPMGPALVAVASGESQGVAQSLAPAFAAVIVALASASITFVVYTVRRRWLMRELVTVLDARDRLL encoded by the coding sequence ATGCTGGCCTTCGATACCGTTCTCTTCGAACTCGCGCGCCTGTTCCTCTGGCCCGTGACGCTCGGCGTGCTGCTGTCTTTTGTCTATGCGGTGTATTGCCTCGGCGCCTTCGGCATCGAATACCTGCAGCGCCGCCGCGACCCGTCGCGGGTGCTGGCGCTGCAGCGCCACGCCGATGCGAGCCAGGAGCAGATGGAGCTGGTGGTTCTGAAGCAACTCGAAGGCGTGCGCCTGTGCAGCCGCGTGGCGCCGATGCTCGGGCTGATCGCCACGATGATCCCGATGGGGCCGGCACTCGTTGCCGTGGCCTCGGGCGAATCGCAGGGCGTGGCGCAGAGCCTTGCGCCCGCGTTCGCGGCGGTGATCGTCGCGCTGGCTTCGGCCTCGATCACCTTCGTGGTCTACACGGTGCGCCGGCGCTGGCTGATGCGCGAGCTGGTGACGGTGCTCGATGCGCGGGATCGGCTTTTATGA
- the bluB gene encoding 5,6-dimethylbenzimidazole synthase: MAQEQHAFAADEVRAVYRAIRERRDMRHFAGGEVAPEVLQRLLEAAHHAPSVGFMQPWRFIRIRDAALRRRLHDAVERERVLTACALGEREDEFMRLKVQGLLDAAELLAVSLADDRDKHVFGRRTLPQMDLASASCAIQNLWLAARAEGLGMGWVSLFDPVELSTLLGLPEGAEPIALLCLGPVHDFYEEPMLQRERWAKREPLSALVFDECWGQPSNLFFPIPSSVEPA; this comes from the coding sequence ATGGCGCAGGAGCAGCACGCATTCGCTGCCGATGAGGTGAGGGCGGTCTATCGCGCCATCCGCGAGCGTCGCGACATGCGGCACTTCGCGGGTGGAGAGGTTGCGCCCGAGGTGCTGCAGAGGCTGCTCGAAGCGGCGCACCACGCGCCCAGCGTCGGGTTCATGCAGCCATGGCGATTCATCCGCATCCGCGATGCTGCGTTGCGCCGGCGCCTGCACGACGCGGTCGAGCGCGAACGCGTGCTCACGGCGTGTGCCCTCGGCGAGCGTGAAGACGAGTTCATGCGCCTCAAGGTGCAGGGCCTGCTCGATGCGGCCGAGCTGCTGGCCGTGTCGCTCGCCGACGACCGCGACAAGCATGTGTTCGGCCGCCGCACCCTGCCGCAGATGGACCTCGCTTCGGCCTCCTGTGCCATCCAGAACCTCTGGCTCGCTGCACGCGCCGAAGGTTTGGGCATGGGATGGGTGTCGCTGTTCGATCCGGTCGAACTGAGCACCTTGCTCGGCCTGCCCGAAGGCGCCGAGCCCATCGCCTTGCTGTGCCTCGGCCCGGTCCATGATTTCTACGAAGAGCCGATGCTGCAGCGCGAACGCTGGGCCAAGCGCGAGCCGCTTTCGGCGCTGGTGTTCGATGAATGCTGGGGCCAGCCGTCGAACCTGTTTTTTCCCATTCCGTCTTCCGTGGAACCTGCCTGA
- the cobO gene encoding cob(I)yrinic acid a,c-diamide adenosyltransferase, with protein sequence MQIETPPSEKPYEKPEGERRGIVIVNTGDGKGKSTAAFGLALRAHGRGKAVKIYQFMKVPSARFGEHRMFEQIGIPIEGLGDGFSWKSQDLERSGQLARDGWEKAKAAILSGEFFLVVLDEITYPLIYGWLPLEGVLETLRARPKHVHVALTGRRCPPEIIELADTVTEMTMVKHAFKAGIPAQRGIED encoded by the coding sequence ATGCAGATCGAAACTCCCCCCAGCGAAAAGCCCTACGAGAAGCCCGAGGGCGAACGCCGCGGCATCGTCATCGTCAACACCGGCGACGGCAAGGGCAAGAGCACGGCCGCCTTCGGCCTCGCGCTGCGCGCCCATGGCCGCGGCAAGGCCGTGAAGATCTACCAGTTCATGAAGGTGCCCTCGGCGCGCTTCGGCGAACACCGCATGTTCGAGCAGATCGGCATCCCGATCGAAGGGCTCGGCGACGGGTTCAGCTGGAAGAGCCAGGACCTCGAACGCTCGGGGCAGCTTGCGCGCGACGGGTGGGAGAAGGCGAAGGCGGCGATCCTGTCGGGCGAATTTTTCCTCGTGGTGCTCGACGAGATCACCTATCCGCTGATCTACGGCTGGCTGCCGCTCGAAGGCGTGCTGGAGACGTTGCGCGCGCGGCCCAAGCATGTGCATGTGGCGCTCACGGGTCGCCGCTGCCCGCCCGAGATCATCGAGTTGGCCGACACCGTGACCGAGATGACGATGGTCAAGCACGCGTTCAAGGCCGGCATCCCGGCGCAGCGCGGCATCGAGGATTGA
- a CDS encoding ABC transporter ATP-binding protein, with protein sequence MSGTPAIEARRVSATLGTTEVLHGIDLALSSARWTSIVGPNGAGKSTLLKALAGLLAHRGEVRLFGEAQGKIPARIRAQRLSWLGQSGTGEASADDLMVYDVAMLGRLPHQRWLAAPSAADREAVERALRSTQAWDWRDRPLGQLSGGERQRVLLARALAVEAQVLLMDEPLANLDPPHQADWMQTARTLVAQGRTVVSVLHELPMALAADEMVVMDKGRVVHHGGCDDPATHTALEQVFDHRIRVHRVADQWIALPK encoded by the coding sequence ATGAGCGGCACACCGGCCATCGAAGCGCGCCGCGTCAGCGCCACGCTCGGCACGACCGAGGTGCTGCACGGCATCGACCTCGCGCTCTCGTCCGCCCGCTGGACCAGCATCGTCGGCCCGAACGGTGCGGGCAAGTCGACATTGCTGAAGGCGCTTGCGGGCCTTCTCGCGCATCGGGGCGAAGTGCGGTTGTTCGGCGAGGCGCAGGGAAAGATCCCGGCCCGCATCCGCGCGCAGCGGCTCTCGTGGCTCGGCCAGAGCGGCACGGGCGAGGCGAGCGCCGACGACCTCATGGTCTACGACGTCGCCATGCTTGGCCGCCTGCCGCACCAGCGCTGGCTCGCTGCCCCGAGCGCGGCCGACCGCGAAGCCGTGGAGCGGGCCCTGCGCAGCACGCAGGCCTGGGATTGGCGCGACCGCCCGCTCGGCCAGCTCTCGGGCGGTGAACGCCAGCGCGTGCTGCTCGCCCGCGCGCTTGCGGTCGAGGCCCAGGTGCTGCTGATGGACGAGCCGCTGGCCAACCTCGACCCGCCGCACCAGGCCGACTGGATGCAGACCGCCCGCACGCTCGTGGCCCAAGGCCGCACCGTGGTCAGCGTGCTGCACGAATTGCCGATGGCACTGGCCGCCGACGAAATGGTCGTGATGGACAAGGGCCGCGTGGTGCATCACGGCGGCTGCGACGACCCGGCCACCCACACCGCGCTCGAACAGGTGTTCGACCACCGCATCCGCGTGCACCGCGTGGCGGACCAGTGGATCGCACTGCCGAAATAA
- a CDS encoding FecCD family ABC transporter permease, whose product MHTAHLRRVVLLGAALLVLGVALLLFGLGIGSTGFESLLAARHDPVALQIVWDIRLPRTLGAWLAGALLGLAGAVAQGLFRNPLADPYLLGSASGASLGVAVALMLFGGSAASTQWVMRLGLTGAAFIGAVLAVLLTLTLARGVQQTLRLLLAGVIVGVVLGAAKDLITIASADILQAIQGFILGSTGLVGWSACAVMGAVCAVCLLAAWALAPVLDGLALGEATARSLGLPLGAMRAALVVVLALATGAAVAQTGLIAFVGLAAPHLVRSVVKTTHARLIVLAALMGGLLLMAADLLARWLIAPQELPVGVLTAVLGGSYLLWLMHRRSVRGGLS is encoded by the coding sequence ATGCATACCGCACACCTGCGCCGCGTCGTGCTGCTCGGCGCGGCCTTGCTGGTGCTGGGCGTCGCGCTGCTGCTGTTTGGCCTCGGCATCGGCAGCACCGGCTTCGAGAGCCTGCTGGCCGCGCGGCACGACCCGGTCGCGTTGCAGATCGTCTGGGACATCCGCCTGCCGCGCACGCTCGGCGCGTGGCTTGCAGGCGCGCTGCTCGGGCTTGCCGGCGCGGTGGCGCAGGGGCTGTTCCGCAATCCGCTGGCCGATCCTTATCTGCTCGGCAGCGCCTCGGGCGCATCGCTGGGCGTGGCGGTGGCGCTGATGCTTTTCGGCGGCTCGGCCGCGAGCACGCAATGGGTGATGCGCCTTGGGCTCACGGGCGCGGCCTTCATCGGCGCCGTGCTCGCGGTGCTGCTCACGCTGACGCTGGCACGCGGTGTGCAGCAGACGCTGCGGCTCTTGCTCGCGGGCGTGATCGTCGGCGTGGTGCTCGGTGCCGCGAAAGACCTGATCACCATCGCCTCGGCGGACATCCTGCAGGCCATCCAGGGCTTCATCCTCGGCAGCACCGGCCTGGTCGGCTGGAGCGCCTGTGCCGTGATGGGCGCGGTGTGCGCGGTGTGCCTGCTGGCGGCATGGGCGCTCGCGCCGGTGCTCGACGGGTTGGCGCTCGGCGAGGCGACTGCCCGCAGCCTCGGCCTGCCGCTCGGCGCCATGCGCGCGGCGCTGGTCGTGGTGCTTGCCCTGGCGACTGGCGCGGCGGTCGCGCAGACTGGCCTGATCGCCTTCGTCGGTCTCGCGGCGCCGCACCTCGTGCGCTCGGTCGTCAAGACCACGCATGCGCGGCTGATCGTGCTTGCCGCGCTGATGGGCGGCCTGCTGTTGATGGCGGCCGACCTGCTGGCGCGGTGGCTCATCGCGCCGCAGGAACTGCCGGTGGGCGTGCTCACCGCGGTGCTCGGCGGCAGTTACCTGCTGTGGCTCATGCACCGACGCAGCGTGCGTGGAGGTTTGTCATGA
- a CDS encoding ABC transporter substrate-binding protein: protein MKLLRISSMFAAIGLSLCALAAHAFDVVDERGTTVSLSQPPQRIVSLLPSLTESVCALGACERLVGVDNYSNSPAAVRALPQMGGGIDPNVEAIVALRPDVVLLAKSSRVTQRLEALGLKVLVLEPKSHADVQRVLGKLDQVLGTHEAPRVWRLIDASVSAAAQSVPASARGKRVYFEVNSTPYAAGESSFIGETLTRLGMKNIVPAKLGPFPKLNPEYVVRANPDLIMVSVRSAQGLEQRPGWGGIRAVREGRICRFDALQSDVLVRPGPRMDEAARLMAQCLVDKGK from the coding sequence ATGAAACTGCTCCGAATTTCATCGATGTTTGCCGCCATCGGCCTGTCGCTGTGCGCGCTTGCCGCGCACGCCTTCGACGTGGTCGACGAACGCGGCACCACCGTGAGTCTGTCGCAGCCGCCGCAGCGCATCGTCTCGCTCTTGCCGTCGCTCACCGAATCCGTTTGCGCGCTCGGCGCCTGCGAGCGGCTCGTGGGCGTGGACAACTATTCCAACTCGCCGGCCGCGGTGCGCGCCTTGCCGCAGATGGGCGGCGGCATCGACCCCAACGTGGAGGCCATCGTCGCGCTCAGGCCCGACGTGGTGCTGCTGGCCAAGTCGTCGCGCGTCACGCAGCGGCTCGAGGCGCTCGGCCTCAAGGTGCTGGTGCTCGAACCCAAGAGCCATGCCGACGTGCAGCGCGTGCTCGGCAAGCTCGACCAGGTGCTCGGCACGCACGAGGCGCCGCGCGTGTGGCGCCTGATCGATGCGAGCGTGTCGGCTGCGGCGCAGTCGGTGCCCGCGAGCGCGCGGGGCAAGCGCGTGTACTTCGAGGTCAACAGCACGCCTTATGCGGCGGGCGAGTCGTCGTTCATCGGCGAAACGCTCACACGGCTGGGCATGAAGAACATCGTGCCGGCGAAGCTCGGGCCCTTTCCGAAGCTCAACCCCGAGTACGTGGTGCGCGCGAATCCCGACCTCATCATGGTCAGCGTGCGCAGCGCGCAGGGGCTGGAACAGCGTCCCGGTTGGGGCGGCATTCGCGCGGTGCGCGAAGGGCGCATCTGTCGCTTCGACGCGCTGCAGTCCGACGTGCTCGTGCGCCCCGGCCCGCGCATGGACGAAGCGGCACGCTTGATGGCGCAATGCCTGGTGGACAAAGGCAAGTGA
- a CDS encoding bifunctional adenosylcobinamide kinase/adenosylcobinamide-phosphate guanylyltransferase encodes MTVVEHEFILGGQKSGKSRRAEQRAIEWLAAVPGTHRAVLIATAQAHDDEMQERIVRHQADRAERVPGMRTIEEPVELARAIVTQSAPETLVVIDCLTLWLTNLLMPLRAEAARPTTRTPSAHIAMLQIALREARGPVVLVGNEIGLGVIPLGRETRAFVDALGRLNQDVAAACSRVTLMAAGLPLSLKAPA; translated from the coding sequence ATGACCGTTGTTGAGCACGAATTCATCCTCGGCGGCCAGAAGAGCGGCAAGTCGCGCCGCGCCGAGCAGCGCGCCATCGAGTGGCTCGCCGCCGTGCCCGGCACGCACCGCGCCGTGCTGATCGCCACCGCCCAGGCCCATGACGACGAGATGCAGGAGCGCATCGTGCGCCACCAGGCCGACCGCGCAGAGCGCGTGCCCGGCATGCGGACCATCGAGGAGCCGGTCGAACTCGCGCGCGCCATCGTCACGCAGAGCGCGCCCGAGACGCTGGTGGTGATCGATTGCCTCACGCTCTGGCTCACCAACCTGTTGATGCCGCTGCGCGCCGAAGCCGCACGGCCGACGACGCGCACGCCTTCGGCGCACATCGCCATGCTGCAGATCGCGCTGCGCGAGGCGCGCGGACCGGTGGTGCTGGTCGGCAACGAGATCGGCCTTGGCGTCATTCCACTCGGCCGAGAAACGCGCGCCTTCGTCGATGCCCTGGGTCGCCTGAACCAGGACGTGGCCGCCGCATGCAGCCGCGTGACGCTGATGGCCGCCGGCCTGCCGTTGAGCCTGAAGGCACCCGCCTGA
- a CDS encoding cobyrinate a,c-diamide synthase, translated as MDTAVNDLSRRRDGIAATCAAVLIAAPASGQGKTTVAAALARLHARQGRRVRAFKCGPDFLDPHWLALATGAPVHSLDLWMTGEADCRARLHAAADEADLVIVEGVMGLFDGTPSAADLAERLGLPVLAVIDAHAMAGTFGALAYGLQNFKPGLPWAGVLANRVASERHAGMLKDALREPSQWMGALPRDARFTLPERHLGLVGANELDDAMARLDAAADVLADTPLGQLPVSQLPQVRFDPVTTDDEGTPQLLAGRTIAIARDAAFSFIYPANLDVLSALGARLSFFSPLAGDALPASDAVWLPGGYPELHAEALSANESMHASLAAHVAAGKPVWAECGGMMALFDELATHTDEEQSQVHRLWGLLPGRVTMQKRLAGLGPQQLQLGSQTLRGHTFHYSRCETPLAPFAHTARPGATQPVGARGGEAFYVHGPVRASYFHAWFASSPEATARLFGAVPIELGNDAANGAIDDRC; from the coding sequence GTGGACACCGCAGTAAACGACCTTTCGCGACGACGCGACGGCATCGCAGCCACCTGTGCCGCGGTGCTGATCGCCGCGCCCGCCTCGGGGCAGGGCAAGACCACGGTGGCCGCTGCGCTCGCGCGGCTGCATGCGCGGCAAGGCCGGCGGGTGCGGGCCTTCAAGTGCGGGCCGGACTTTCTCGATCCGCACTGGCTCGCGCTCGCCACCGGCGCGCCGGTGCATTCGCTGGACCTGTGGATGACGGGCGAGGCCGACTGCCGGGCGCGCCTGCACGCCGCAGCGGACGAGGCCGATCTCGTGATCGTCGAAGGCGTGATGGGTTTGTTCGACGGCACGCCGAGCGCGGCCGACCTCGCGGAGCGCCTCGGCCTGCCGGTGCTGGCCGTGATCGATGCGCACGCCATGGCCGGCACCTTCGGGGCGCTGGCCTACGGATTACAGAACTTCAAGCCCGGCCTGCCGTGGGCCGGCGTGCTGGCCAATCGCGTGGCGAGCGAGCGGCACGCGGGCATGCTGAAGGACGCGTTGCGCGAACCTTCGCAATGGATGGGCGCCTTGCCGCGCGATGCAAGGTTCACCTTGCCCGAACGGCACCTGGGCCTCGTCGGCGCGAATGAACTCGACGACGCGATGGCGCGGCTCGATGCGGCCGCCGATGTGCTGGCCGACACGCCGCTGGGCCAGTTGCCGGTCTCGCAGTTGCCGCAGGTGCGTTTCGATCCGGTCACAACAGATGACGAAGGCACGCCGCAATTGCTGGCGGGCCGCACCATCGCCATCGCGCGCGACGCGGCGTTCTCCTTCATCTACCCCGCCAACCTCGATGTGCTCTCGGCACTCGGTGCGCGGCTTTCGTTCTTCTCGCCGCTGGCGGGCGATGCGTTGCCGGCCAGCGATGCCGTCTGGCTCCCGGGCGGCTATCCCGAACTGCATGCCGAAGCCCTGTCGGCGAACGAATCGATGCACGCCTCCCTGGCTGCGCACGTCGCCGCAGGCAAGCCCGTGTGGGCCGAGTGCGGCGGAATGATGGCGCTGTTCGACGAGCTGGCCACCCACACCGATGAAGAACAGTCGCAGGTCCACCGCCTCTGGGGCCTGCTCCCCGGCCGCGTGACCATGCAGAAGCGCCTTGCCGGCCTTGGCCCCCAGCAACTCCAGTTGGGAAGCCAAACCCTGCGCGGTCACACCTTTCACTATTCGCGCTGCGAAACGCCGCTCGCGCCGTTCGCCCACACCGCGCGGCCCGGCGCCACGCAGCCCGTGGGCGCGCGCGGCGGCGAAGCCTTCTATGTGCATGGCCCGGTGCGGGCCAGCTATTTCCACGCATGGTTCGCCTCCAGCCCGGAAGCGACGGCGCGGCTCTTCGGGGCCGTGCCGATCGAGCTGGGCAACGATGCCGCAAACGGAGCAATCGATGACCGTTGTTGA
- a CDS encoding TonB-dependent receptor domain-containing protein: protein MISCVFNSRASRGRAPAPIRHRGLACLPLALASAFGGLALIQLPTLAHAQEKAAAATLGETVVTANRTPQPLSDLVGDVSIIDRQAIERSGATGVADVLARQPGIEITRNGGVGNNTSLYIRGAETRFTAVYLDGVRIDSQSTGGAGWEGIPLAQIDRIEVLRGPAAAVYGSDAIGGVIQLFTKRGEEGVSPYAGVGFGSHGLRKIEGGVSGKSGLLDYSFGVAHEESKGFNVQPADKRTPSKDGFTSPDRDGYRSTSGNLKLGLQITPDQRIDATLLQSSVEAGYDASVSFRTRPPIRFRNDVSDNTLRTAGLTWSAKWNDIYSTRVQVTDSQSVYKTQPSFYRTETNLRGYLFQNEFRFGPHLVTATLERREDALENAPTTSAKLFSQDRSQNALALGYGFVQGPHSLQLHVRRDKDSEFGGKTTGSAAYGFAILPSLRFTASAGTAFRVPTLYQRFSEYGVATLQPEDSRNLELGLNYAKDGTTAGIVVYRNRVRNLINFVGTATGCASTFGCYTNVARATLQGATLSASQRIGDVTLRASFDVQDPKDTETGNLLARRAKRHGTLGADWRVAGWTLGAEVQASSQRYDDAANKIKLGGYTLLNLSASTQIARDLNLIARIDNVGDKDYQYARLYANGGRTAYLGLKWTPQ from the coding sequence ATGATTTCCTGTGTTTTCAATTCCCGCGCCTCTCGCGGTCGCGCGCCTGCGCCCATTCGCCATCGCGGCCTCGCCTGCCTGCCGCTTGCGCTGGCCTCGGCCTTCGGCGGCCTCGCACTGATCCAGTTGCCCACGCTTGCGCACGCGCAGGAAAAGGCAGCAGCAGCCACGCTGGGCGAAACGGTGGTCACGGCCAACCGCACGCCGCAGCCGCTGTCGGACCTGGTGGGCGACGTGTCCATCATCGATCGCCAGGCCATCGAGCGCAGCGGCGCGACCGGCGTGGCCGACGTGCTGGCCCGCCAGCCCGGCATCGAGATCACGCGCAACGGCGGCGTGGGCAACAACACCAGCCTCTACATCCGCGGGGCCGAGACGCGCTTCACGGCTGTCTACCTGGACGGTGTGCGCATCGACTCGCAATCGACCGGCGGCGCTGGCTGGGAAGGCATTCCGCTCGCTCAGATCGACCGCATCGAAGTGCTGCGCGGCCCGGCCGCCGCGGTTTATGGCTCCGACGCCATCGGTGGCGTGATCCAGCTCTTCACCAAGCGCGGCGAAGAGGGCGTGTCGCCCTACGCGGGCGTCGGTTTCGGCAGCCACGGCCTGCGCAAGATCGAAGGCGGCGTGAGCGGCAAGTCGGGCCTGCTCGACTATTCGTTCGGCGTCGCGCACGAAGAGAGCAAGGGTTTCAACGTGCAGCCCGCCGACAAGCGCACGCCCTCGAAGGACGGCTTCACCAGCCCCGACCGCGACGGCTACCGCAGCACCTCGGGCAACCTGAAGCTGGGCTTGCAGATCACGCCCGACCAGCGCATCGACGCCACCTTGCTCCAGAGCAGCGTCGAAGCCGGCTACGACGCCTCGGTCAGCTTCAGGACCCGGCCGCCGATCCGATTCAGGAACGACGTCTCGGACAACACGCTGCGCACCGCCGGCCTCACCTGGTCGGCCAAGTGGAACGACATCTACAGCACCCGCGTGCAGGTGACCGACTCGCAATCGGTCTACAAGACGCAGCCTTCGTTCTACCGCACCGAAACCAACCTGCGCGGCTACCTGTTCCAGAACGAATTCCGCTTCGGCCCGCACCTGGTGACCGCCACGCTGGAGCGCCGCGAAGACGCGCTCGAAAACGCACCCACCACCTCGGCCAAGCTGTTCTCGCAAGACCGCTCGCAGAACGCGCTCGCGCTCGGCTACGGCTTCGTGCAGGGCCCGCATTCGCTGCAGCTGCATGTGCGCCGCGACAAGGACAGCGAGTTCGGCGGCAAGACCACCGGCAGCGCCGCCTACGGCTTCGCCATCCTGCCGTCGCTGCGCTTCACCGCCTCGGCCGGCACCGCCTTCCGCGTGCCCACGCTCTACCAGCGCTTCAGCGAATACGGCGTGGCCACGCTGCAGCCCGAAGACAGCCGCAACCTCGAGCTGGGCCTGAACTACGCCAAGGACGGCACCACCGCCGGCATCGTGGTGTACCGCAACCGCGTGCGCAACCTGATCAACTTCGTGGGCACCGCCACGGGCTGCGCCTCGACCTTCGGCTGCTACACCAACGTGGCCCGCGCCACCCTGCAGGGCGCGACGCTCTCGGCCAGCCAGCGCATCGGCGACGTCACGCTGCGTGCCTCGTTCGACGTGCAGGACCCCAAGGACACCGAGACCGGCAACCTGCTCGCACGCCGCGCCAAGCGCCACGGCACGCTGGGCGCTGACTGGCGCGTGGCCGGCTGGACGCTGGGCGCCGAAGTGCAGGCCTCGAGCCAGCGCTACGACGACGCGGCCAACAAGATCAAGCTCGGCGGCTATACGCTGCTGAACCTGTCGGCCAGCACGCAGATCGCACGGGACCTGAACCTCATCGCCCGCATCGACAATGTCGGCGACAAGGACTACCAGTACGCACGCCTCTACGCCAACGGGGGCCGCACCGCCTACCTCGGCCTCAAGTGGACACCGCAGTAA
- a CDS encoding cell division protein ZapA, whose protein sequence is MKQIEVQIMGQSYLLGCPDGGEPQLRDAVERVDAAMCKIRDAGKVKARDRIAVLASLNLAFDLAAQQAAAVAAPAATPAPATTEPGEVDAKAAQLIQKLDQALAGDGHLL, encoded by the coding sequence ATGAAGCAGATAGAAGTACAGATCATGGGCCAGAGCTATTTGCTCGGCTGTCCCGACGGCGGCGAGCCGCAACTGCGCGATGCGGTCGAACGCGTGGACGCCGCCATGTGCAAGATCCGCGATGCAGGAAAAGTTAAGGCACGCGATCGCATCGCGGTGCTGGCTTCGCTGAACCTCGCCTTCGACCTCGCGGCGCAGCAAGCGGCAGCGGTTGCCGCGCCCGCTGCAACGCCCGCGCCTGCCACGACCGAGCCCGGTGAAGTCGATGCCAAGGCCGCCCAGCTCATTCAAAAGCTCGATCAAGCGCTGGCCGGCGATGGTCATTTGCTCTGA
- a CDS encoding sulfite exporter TauE/SafE family protein — MTEFLDPLLILELAALGLGTGFLAGLLGIGGGMLMVPFITIIMGHRGVSSDLAVKMAIATSMATIIFTSVSSVRAHHKRGAVRWDIVKRLAPGIVIGSLAGSLGVFALLKGTALAIFFALFVGFSATQMFLDKKPKPTRQMPGTAGQLAGGGVIGFISGLVGAGGGFISVPFMTWCNISIHNAVATSAALGFPIAVANVLGYAISGQTVQGLPTGSFGYIWLPALVVIAVCSVFTAPLGAKAAHTLPVKKLKRVFASILYLLAAYMLWKGLRG; from the coding sequence GTGACCGAATTCCTCGACCCCCTCCTGATTCTTGAACTTGCCGCACTCGGCCTGGGTACCGGCTTTCTCGCGGGGCTCCTGGGCATCGGCGGCGGCATGCTGATGGTGCCGTTCATCACGATCATCATGGGCCACCGCGGCGTGTCGTCCGACCTCGCGGTGAAGATGGCGATCGCCACCTCGATGGCCACGATCATCTTCACTTCGGTCTCCAGCGTGCGCGCGCACCACAAGCGCGGCGCGGTGCGATGGGACATCGTCAAGCGCCTCGCGCCCGGCATCGTGATCGGCAGCCTGGCCGGGAGCCTGGGCGTGTTCGCACTGCTCAAGGGCACGGCGCTCGCCATCTTCTTCGCGCTGTTCGTCGGCTTCTCGGCCACGCAGATGTTCCTCGACAAGAAACCCAAGCCCACGCGCCAGATGCCGGGCACCGCAGGCCAACTCGCGGGCGGCGGCGTGATCGGCTTCATCTCGGGCCTGGTAGGCGCGGGCGGCGGCTTCATCAGCGTGCCGTTCATGACGTGGTGCAACATCTCGATTCACAACGCGGTGGCCACGAGCGCCGCGCTGGGCTTTCCCATCGCGGTGGCCAACGTGCTCGGCTATGCGATCAGCGGCCAGACGGTGCAGGGCCTGCCCACCGGCTCCTTCGGCTACATCTGGCTGCCGGCGCTGGTGGTGATTGCCGTGTGCAGCGTGTTCACCGCACCGCTGGGCGCCAAGGCCGCGCACACGCTGCCGGTGAAGAAGCTCAAGCGCGTGTTCGCGAGCATCCTCTATCTGCTCGCCGCCTACATGCTCTGGAAGGGCCTGCGCGGCTGA
- a CDS encoding universal stress protein, translating to MKILIAVDGSAYTRKALDYLVANRTMFVDGHELIVVHVCTGISGHVTRHLSKEVVNEYYAEESAKVLDPVKALLAEKGIGNYTIDKRHGHPAEEILKSATATHAELIVLGTHGHGIFGRALMGSVATKVIGETDISVLLVQ from the coding sequence ATGAAAATCCTCATCGCCGTCGATGGCAGCGCCTACACCCGCAAGGCGCTCGACTACCTCGTTGCCAACCGCACCATGTTCGTGGACGGGCACGAGCTCATCGTGGTCCACGTGTGCACCGGCATCTCGGGCCACGTGACACGGCACCTCAGCAAGGAGGTCGTGAACGAGTACTACGCCGAGGAAAGCGCCAAGGTGCTCGACCCGGTGAAGGCGCTCCTGGCCGAGAAGGGCATCGGCAACTACACGATCGACAAGCGCCACGGCCATCCCGCCGAGGAAATCCTGAAGTCGGCCACCGCCACGCATGCCGAGCTGATCGTGCTCGGCACCCACGGCCATGGCATCTTCGGACGCGCACTGATGGGTTCCGTCGCGACCAAGGTGATCGGCGAGACCGACATCTCGGTCTTGCTGGTCCAGTAA